TGCTGATGACCGAGATGACGCCCGAGCTGATCCGCGAGCTGTGGGCCACGCCGACCGGGCGGTCGGACGACCTGTGGGCGCTGTTCGCGTCGCAGGGGCTGACCGCCGTGTCGGTGCCCGAGGCGCACGGCGGCCTCGGCCTGACCGAAGCGGAATGGGCGCTGCTCGCGCAGACCTACGGCTATTTCGGCAGCCCCGAGCCGCTGCTCGACACGGCGCTCGTGTCGGCCGGCGTGCTGGCGCGGCTGCCGGCGAGCGACTGGCGCGACGCGCTGCTGCGCGACATCGCCGAGGGGCGCGCGCGTGTCGCGCTCGTGCATCCGGTGAACCCGTATGCGGCCGACGTGCACGTCGCACAGACACTGCTGTGCGAGCACCGCGGCGAGCTGCACCGCGTCGATCCCGCACAGTGCGCATGGCGCGCGGTCGACAGCGTCGACCCGTCGCGGCGGCTGTTCACGCTCGACTGGGAGCCGTCGGTGGCCACCCGCATCGCGAGCGCCGACGAAGCCGCGCCGCTGCTGAACCGCGCGCTCGACCACGGCGCGTTCGCAGTGGCCGCACAACTGCTCGGCCTCACGCAGCGCGTGCTCGACGTCGCGATCGACTACAGCGCGCAGCGCAAGCAGTTCGGCAAGGCGATCGGCTCGTACCAGGCGCTCAAGCACCTGCTCGCCGATGTCGCGATCCGCTACGAGTTCGCGCGGCCGGTGGTCGCGCGTGCCGCGCAGGCGATTGCCGACGATCACCCGCAGCGCGCGGTGTTCGTGTCGCACGCGAAGCTCGCGGCGACGTCGGCCGCACAGCTCGCCGCGCGCCACTCGATGCAGGTGCACGGCGCAATCGGCTACACGTGGGAGCTCGACCTGCAGATCTTCATGAAACGCATCTGGGCGCTCTCCGGCAGCTGGGGCGACAGCGCGTTCCACAAGGCCCGCGTGGCCGACGCGATCCTCGGCGACGCATTGCCGATCGGCCCCGCGCAGACCTTCGACCTCGAGGAATTGAACTGATGAGACAAGCCTATATCGTCGACGCGCTGCGCACGCCGACCGGCCGCCGCAAGGGCGGGCTCGCGCACGTGCATGCGGCGGACCTCGGCGGCTTCGTGCTGAAGACGCTGGTCGAGCGCAACGCGATTCCCGCCGATGAATACGACGACGTGGTGTTCGGCTGCGTCGACACGATCGGCCCGCTCGCGGGCAACATCGCGCGCACCTGTTGGCTCGCGGCCGGGCTGCCGCTTCAGGTGCCGGGTGTGACGGTCGACCGCCAGTGCGGTTCGTCGCAGCAGGCCGTGCATTTCGCCGCGCAGGCGGTGATGAGCGGCGTGCAGGACGTGGTGGTGGCCGGCGGCGTGCAGACGATGACGCAGATCCCGATCTCGTCCGCGATGACCTGTGCGGCGCCGCTCGGCTTCAACGACCCGTTCTCGGGCAGCACCGGCTGGCGCGCGCGCTTCGGCGATGCGCCGGTGTCGCAGTTCGTCGCCGCGCAGCGGATCGCCGATCACTGGAACCTGTCGCGCGACGCGATGGAGCGCTATGCGCTCGAAAGCCACCGTCGCGCGGTCGCCGCGATCGAGGCTGGGCATTTCAAGCGGGAAATCGTGCCGCTCGAAGGCGTGATACACGACGAAACGCCGCGCCCCGACACGTCGCTTGAAAAGATGGCGACGCTCGAACCGCTGACGCCGGGCGGCTCGCTGACGGCCGCCGTCGCGAGCCAGACCTGCGATGCGGCCGCGGCGCTGCTGATCGTGTCGGAGGATGCGTTGAAGCGCTACGGCCTCACGCCGCGCGCACGCATCCATCACCTGAGCGTGCTCGGCGACGATCCGTTGTGGATGCTCACCGCGCCGATCCCGGCGACCAAGGCCGCGCTCCAGAAGGCCGGCCTCGACTGGTCGCAGATCGATGTCGTCGAGATGAACGAGGCATTCGCATCGGTCGCGCAGGCATGGCTCGCCGACACGCGCTTCCCGCACGAAAAAACCAACCCGAACGGCGGCGGCATCGCGCTCGGCCATCCGCTCGGCGCGACCGGCGCACGGCTGATGACGACGCTGCTGCACGAACTGGAGCGCACGGGCGGCCGCTACGGGCTGCAGACGATGTGCGAAGGCGGCGGCCTCGCGAACGTCACGATCATCGAGCGCCTGTGAGCGCGCCATCTTTCACGATCCACGAGGCATGAGCATGGGAATCTGTAACGGACGCACCGTCATCATCACCGGCGCGGGCGGCGGGCTCGGGCGCGAATACGCGCTGGCGTTCGCGGCCGAAGGCGCGGCGGTCGTCGTCAACGACATCCGGCACGACGCCGCGCAAGCGGTCGTCGACGAGATCGCGCAGCGCGGCGGCCGGGCGCTTGCGAATGCGGACGACATCACGCAGGTCGACACCGCACAGCGGATCGTCGACGCGGCACGCGAAGCATTCGGCGACGTGCACGTGCTCGTCAACAACGCGGGCATCTGCCGAGACAAGATGTTCACGAGCATGACCGAAACTGACTGGGACGACGTGATGCGCGTGCACCTGCGCGGTCACTTCTGCCTGTCGAGCGTGCTGGCACGTGTGTGGCGCGACGCGGCGAAGGCCGGCCACGCGGTCGATGCGCGGATCGTCAACACGAGTTCGGGCGCCGGGCTGCAAGGCTCGATCGGCCAGTCGAACTACGGCGCGGCGAAGGCCGGGATCGCCGCGCTCACGCTGATGCAGGCGGCCGAGCTGCAGCGTTACGGCGTGCGCGTGAATGCGCTGGCGCCGGCCGCGCGCACGTCGATGACCGAAGGCGTGTTCGCCGACATGATGAAGAAGCCCGAGGACGGCGGCTTCGA
This window of the Burkholderia lata genome carries:
- a CDS encoding acyl-CoA dehydrogenase family protein, whose protein sequence is MDFVFDEDQEALADSVKRLLMTEMTPELIRELWATPTGRSDDLWALFASQGLTAVSVPEAHGGLGLTEAEWALLAQTYGYFGSPEPLLDTALVSAGVLARLPASDWRDALLRDIAEGRARVALVHPVNPYAADVHVAQTLLCEHRGELHRVDPAQCAWRAVDSVDPSRRLFTLDWEPSVATRIASADEAAPLLNRALDHGAFAVAAQLLGLTQRVLDVAIDYSAQRKQFGKAIGSYQALKHLLADVAIRYEFARPVVARAAQAIADDHPQRAVFVSHAKLAATSAAQLAARHSMQVHGAIGYTWELDLQIFMKRIWALSGSWGDSAFHKARVADAILGDALPIGPAQTFDLEELN
- a CDS encoding SDR family oxidoreductase, yielding MGICNGRTVIITGAGGGLGREYALAFAAEGAAVVVNDIRHDAAQAVVDEIAQRGGRALANADDITQVDTAQRIVDAAREAFGDVHVLVNNAGICRDKMFTSMTETDWDDVMRVHLRGHFCLSSVLARVWRDAAKAGHAVDARIVNTSSGAGLQGSIGQSNYGAAKAGIAALTLMQAAELQRYGVRVNALAPAARTSMTEGVFADMMKKPEDGGFDYFDPANVAPLVVWLGSALSADVTGQVFEVAGGMIAVAEGWRTGPSVDRGARWAAAEVGPAVAQLLAGARPAQRVYGS
- a CDS encoding acetyl-CoA C-acetyltransferase, with translation MRQAYIVDALRTPTGRRKGGLAHVHAADLGGFVLKTLVERNAIPADEYDDVVFGCVDTIGPLAGNIARTCWLAAGLPLQVPGVTVDRQCGSSQQAVHFAAQAVMSGVQDVVVAGGVQTMTQIPISSAMTCAAPLGFNDPFSGSTGWRARFGDAPVSQFVAAQRIADHWNLSRDAMERYALESHRRAVAAIEAGHFKREIVPLEGVIHDETPRPDTSLEKMATLEPLTPGGSLTAAVASQTCDAAAALLIVSEDALKRYGLTPRARIHHLSVLGDDPLWMLTAPIPATKAALQKAGLDWSQIDVVEMNEAFASVAQAWLADTRFPHEKTNPNGGGIALGHPLGATGARLMTTLLHELERTGGRYGLQTMCEGGGLANVTIIERL